TATCAGGCAGGTAAGGCTATTCTGTCAGAAGATGCCAAGCGTTATCCTTATTATCTCTTTGCTTTGGCTGGGGCTTTGGAGTATATGCCTTCCACAATTTGGCTTGCCTTCGGGATGGAAAATATTCAGGATTTTGAGGAACATCACAGGAGACTGGATGAATTCCTGAAAAGGGAGGACTTGGATGAGATTCTTGTTCCTAATCAGAAGAGAGACTTGCAGGAATTGAAGGAAACCAAAAATGAGGCTTTTCTGTGCAATATTTACTATTATACACCTACTGTTTTAGACAGACATGTTCGTGATTCTTTGACACGGGCGGTGATTGCCAGAAATCTCCAAAAAACAGAGTTGAGTAATTTGTCATTTATCCGTACTGTATTTTTGCAGATGAAGGCAAGGCAGATATCTTCTCGGGAAGCGTGGTTAAGATGCAAGAATCATTATCATGAGAAGTGGCTCAAATATAGAGATTCCCCAATGAATGACAGAATAATCCGTGATTACCTGATGCCTCTATATATTTTCCTGATTATTAATGATGAAGCCGATGTTCCTGTTTCGCAGAAAAAAAAGACGATATGGAAAATGTCCCAAAATATGGTGACGGCTTTTGGAAAACGGAAAGATTTTCAGGGAAATACGGATTTCGTTCGTGAGTTGTTCCGTTTATCGACACATAGGCGGTTGGTGAAATATCTCAGTTATAAGCAAATGATCCGGTTTATGAGTGGTTTGAATGTTTCTACTCAGGTAACTACCTTTGCTCATTCTATGCACGTGGCTAAAATAGCTAAGGTGTTGCTGAATGGGGTGTTGAAACATAAGCCAGAACTCCTTCAAGGAGTGTTCGGATATAAGACTACTACGGAAGTGCTGAAACATAAAAGAACTCTGCGTTCCTTTATATACGAAGCAGGAATGATTCATGATATTGGAAAGAATGCCATCGTGTCGGTAGTCAACAATGAGTATCTGCCATTGACAGATGATGAATTTTCCATTATCCGATTGCATCCTCGTCTGGGAGATATATTTCTGAATGCTGTTCCTGGTTGGGAGAATTTTCATGATACGACAGTGGGGCATCATAAATGGTATAATGGTAAGGGCGGATATCCTGCTGATTTTGATAATACGAAATCGCCGATTCGTTTCCTGATAGATATAGTGACGCTCAGTGATTGCTTGCAGGCAGCTACAGAGCGCGTGGGGCGGAATTATCGTATTGGTAAGACATTCGAGGTCGTCATGCCGGAGTTGAGGGCAGGAGCGGGAACAAAGTATAATCCTGATCTTGTTGCTTTGATAGATGCATATCCTAAGTTGGCAAAGAAACTGCATCATCTGGTGGAGAATGGATGGATAGAAATTTATTACCGTATCTATTCACGCTTCTTTCAGATATGACTTTTCTGATTGTCTGTACAGTTTCTCTAAAAATGAAAAAGTCTTGAATCGCAGAAAATAAAAATCCCTCTTGGATTTCTCTAAATCATGAGAAAGTCAAGAGGGATTTGTTGGTTTTATATGT
This is a stretch of genomic DNA from Segatella hominis. It encodes these proteins:
- a CDS encoding HD-GYP domain-containing protein, translated to MRAFFYNILNDGGKRVSGHLSFQLLFLFFILFVSSFYTSVQGITPGKLISHKQSSSDKLQAAYPLFNTPSADSTAESAKPQAEEQDNANSDTIDFKLCFDILAKNRKAYNRYNDSIFMIKEHDKWVNYFRRRAIKNHQIFAANQEIMRGIKEFFKRHGDSIPEEVYLDFCHSMEKEYVSKNLYDPFLLVKMTNILEKGGEYLPDSVKFTNVFNLWRLYGYEQMWNLGGNMEYLQKAYQAGKAILSEDAKRYPYYLFALAGALEYMPSTIWLAFGMENIQDFEEHHRRLDEFLKREDLDEILVPNQKRDLQELKETKNEAFLCNIYYYTPTVLDRHVRDSLTRAVIARNLQKTELSNLSFIRTVFLQMKARQISSREAWLRCKNHYHEKWLKYRDSPMNDRIIRDYLMPLYIFLIINDEADVPVSQKKKTIWKMSQNMVTAFGKRKDFQGNTDFVRELFRLSTHRRLVKYLSYKQMIRFMSGLNVSTQVTTFAHSMHVAKIAKVLLNGVLKHKPELLQGVFGYKTTTEVLKHKRTLRSFIYEAGMIHDIGKNAIVSVVNNEYLPLTDDEFSIIRLHPRLGDIFLNAVPGWENFHDTTVGHHKWYNGKGGYPADFDNTKSPIRFLIDIVTLSDCLQAATERVGRNYRIGKTFEVVMPELRAGAGTKYNPDLVALIDAYPKLAKKLHHLVENGWIEIYYRIYSRFFQI